A genomic region of Staphylococcus roterodami contains the following coding sequences:
- a CDS encoding GRP family sugar transporter — MQFFDFLIALLPALFWGSVVLINVFVGGGPYNQIRGTTLGALIVGLALLITGYAKFDNPTVIIVGLISGALWAFGQANQLKSISLIGVSNTMPVSTGMQLVGTTLFSVIFLGEWSTMTQIIFGLIAMILLVTGVALTSLKAKNERQSDNPEFKKAMGILIISTVGYVGFVVLGDIFGVGGTDALFFQSVGMAIGGFILSMNHKTSLRSTALNLLPGIIWGIGNLFMFYSQPKVGVATSFSLSQLLVIVSTLGGIFILGERKDRRQMKGIWAGIIVIVIAAIILGNLK; from the coding sequence TTGCAATTTTTCGATTTCTTAATAGCACTTTTACCAGCTTTATTCTGGGGAAGCGTTGTTCTTATTAATGTGTTCGTCGGTGGCGGACCATACAACCAAATTCGTGGCACTACGCTAGGTGCCCTTATTGTTGGATTGGCTTTACTTATAACTGGTTACGCAAAATTCGATAACCCTACTGTCATTATTGTCGGTCTTATTTCTGGTGCATTATGGGCATTCGGACAAGCGAATCAGCTTAAATCAATCAGTTTAATTGGTGTATCAAATACTATGCCTGTATCAACAGGTATGCAGTTAGTTGGTACAACATTATTCAGCGTTATCTTTTTAGGTGAATGGAGCACTATGACACAAATTATTTTTGGTTTAATCGCCATGATTTTATTAGTCACTGGTGTTGCCCTTACTTCACTTAAAGCTAAAAATGAACGCCAATCTGATAATCCTGAATTTAAAAAAGCAATGGGTATTTTGATTATATCTACAGTTGGTTATGTTGGATTCGTTGTACTTGGTGATATTTTTGGAGTCGGTGGTACAGATGCATTGTTCTTCCAATCTGTCGGTATGGCAATTGGTGGTTTTATCTTATCAATGAATCATAAAACTTCCCTTAGATCAACAGCACTAAATCTTTTGCCAGGTATCATTTGGGGTATTGGTAACTTGTTTATGTTCTATTCACAACCTAAAGTTGGTGTAGCGACAAGTTTCTCATTGTCACAATTACTTGTCATCGTTTCTACACTAGGTGGTATTTTCATTTTAGGAGAAAGAAAAGATCGTCGTCAGATGAAAGGTATATGGGCAGGTATCATAGTTATTGTCATAGCTGCGATTATACTTGGTAATTTAAAATAG